The proteins below come from a single Juglans regia cultivar Chandler chromosome 12, Walnut 2.0, whole genome shotgun sequence genomic window:
- the LOC109007849 gene encoding uncharacterized protein LOC109007849 isoform X1 — protein MTQIYTMMSMLGKKENFFAILSLSASLDGYAQTSPFNSPHFLLFPLSSFSMASQLSSQILQLSCYSQSVGLDSRGRATANASHPLCFDAKDQGIYGLPKKNSTVGYFSRYYTSSRWISSRVLSSMASSTHSGQTSWENGAPVAKFQSREMEFNRVNCLVWVLHESARSFSHAVENLRLSGTGPALAMAWVGKDVHDWHKRIAYQVVVYVLMKMAVEVEILLSSDRHNDTSPVREILSPKVNLVGEHIESQLSMRQSGLEEWFKEVELPRIAGFFLPLLKSWSMEYAGSGVAGIIVAISCCAAIGKLGSKCTCCPLFTLSIEDVLVQLMDLSHSLVSVDKLHHLATEAGFELDFLTHFGTKVFSGNTSEELEFWIGLAQKKLSVAFHKDNAFSGRQIFHDKVQADSLATLGLFAYLGKRTRIFLSGMGINDLDDHIKDFLSYLECGSLFIFPELSSILVYQLFMEVVTDEIGWLDFYASFACIGNQERRRSKHCTIQAEKEIILTTVFTVCYDVFSGFAHFSRSTLKPLDADLLEFLLRSQSLLTICLEDYWAAYDKSGSELIKFSETVASDPTSFARSKGTIKFSIVSEAQQNSRNFMAHECPENSSQHGSGQKMQATRLARISTTTFVEGTPATKSIPRHESLIRKYSVKLASTSSDIWMGTQLLFTDFMVALELLLNQLRGHRVTERETKKLKRTLNDIASLIPVTILMLLPVSAIGHAAMLAAIKKYMPYLIPSPYSSERLDVMKQLKRTKKMEVQSWSTLEDTSSKIS, from the exons ATGACACAGATATACACGATGATGTCCATGttaggaaaaaaggaaaactttTTTGCAATCTTATCTCTGTCTGCGAGCCTCGATGGCTACGCTCAAACCTCTCCATTTAATAGCCcacatttccttctctttccactttcttctttttccatgGCTTCCCAGTTGTCTTCGCAAATTCTACAGCTTTCTTGCTACTC ACAATCAGTTGGACTAGACAGTAGAGGAAGGGCTACGGCAAATGCATCACACCCATTATGTTTCGATGCCAAGGATCAAGGAATTTATGGCCTTCCAAAGAAAAACTCCACAGTCGGATATTTTTCTAGATATTATACTTCATCGCGATGGATTTCCTCACGGGTGTTATCATCTATGGCTTCTTCTACTCATTCTGGTCAAACTAGTTGGGAGAATGGTGCTCCTGTTGCTAAATTTCAAAGCCGTGAGATGGAATTTAATCGGGTTAATTGTCTTGTGTGGGTATTGCATGAATCTGCTAGGAGCTTTTCCCATGCGGTTGAGAACCTTCGGTTGTCAGGAACTGGTCCAGCCCTTGCAATGGCATGGGTTGGGAAGGATGTCCATGACTGGCATAAACGTATTGCTTATCAG GTAGTAGTTTACGTTTTGATGAAAATGGCGGTTGAAGTGGAGATCTTGCTTTCTAGTGATCGTCACAACGACACTTCTCCAGTTAGAGAGAT TTTGTCCCCCAAAGTAAACTTAGTTGGGGAGCATATTGAAAGTCAGTTGAGCATGAGGCAATCGGGATTGGAAGAATGGTTTAAAGAGGTTGAACTGCCACGTATTGCCggattttttcttcctttgttgAAGAGCTGGTCAATGGAATATGCGGGAAG TGGTGTTGCAGGGATCATTGTGGCAATAAGTTGTTGTGCTGCAATAGGGAAATTGGGTTCTAAGTGCACTTGCTGTCCCTTGTTTACATTGTCAATCGAGGATGTATTGGTGCAGCTCATGGATCTTTCACACAGTCTCGTTTCAGTGGACAAATTACATCACTTGGCCACTGAAGCAGGATTTGAACTGGACTTTCTGACCCATTTTGGTACAAAGGTTTTCTCTGGCAACACAAGTGAAGAGCTGGAATTCTGGATTGGATTGGCTCAGAAAAAACTCTCAGTGGCATTCCACAAAGACAATGCATTTTCAGGCAGGCAAATTTTTCACGACAAG GTTCAAGCAGATAGTTTGGCTACTTTAGGGCTCTTTGCATATCTTGGAAAGAGGACTAGAATATTCTTGTCAGGAATGGGCATTAATGATCTTGATGACCATATCAAAGACTTCCTGAG CTACTTGGAATGCGGAAGCCTTTTCATTTTCCCGGAGCTGTCTTCTATTTTAGTGTATCAGCTCTTCATGGAG GTAGTAACTGATGAGATTGGATGGCTTGATTTTTATGCTTCATTTGCTTGCATAGGCAATCAAGAGAGGAGAAGGTCCAAACATTGTACAATCCAAGCAGAGAAAGAGATTATTCTAACTACAGTATTTACCGTATGCTATGATGTTTTCTCTGGGTTTGCTCATTTCAGCCGTTCCACACTAAAGCCCTTAGATGCAGATTTGCTAGAATTCTTGCTTCGAAG TCAAAGCCTGCTAACTATTTGTTTGGAGGACTACTGGGCTGCTTATGATAAATCAGG CAGTGAACTGATAAAGTTTTCGGAAACAGTTGCCTCTGACCCCACATCATTTGCACGATCCAAGGGGACTATTAAGTTCTCTATAGTCTCAGAAGCACAACAAAATTCTCGCAACTTTATGGCACATGAATGTCCAGAGAATAGCTCTCAACATGGATCGGGACAGAAAATG CAGGCCACCAGACTAGCTAGGATATCTACGACAACCTTTGTGGAGGGGACACCTGCTACTAAGTCAATTCCTCGGCATGAGAGTTTAATTAGGAAATACAGTGTCAAGTTGGCATCTACAAGTTCT GATATATGGATGGGTACGCAGTTACTTTTCACAGACTTTATGGTTGCTCTGGAGCTACTCCTAAATCAATTGCGAGGTCACAGGGTCACAGAGAGGGAAACAAAGAAGTTAAAAAGAACTCTAAATGATATAGCATCACTCATCCCAGTTACAATTCTAATGCTACTTCCT GTATCTGCTATAGGTCATGCAGCTATGCTAGCGGCAATCAAAAAGTACATGCCATACTTG ATCCCTTCTCCATATTCTTCCGAGCGGTTGGATGTCATGAAACAACTAAAGAGAACTAAAAAGATGGAAGTTCAGTCATGGAGCACCCTTGAAGACACATCCTCTAAAATATCTTGA
- the LOC109007849 gene encoding uncharacterized protein LOC109007849 isoform X4: protein MTQIYTMMSMLGKKENFFAILSLSASLDGYAQTSPFNSPHFLLFPLSSFSMASQLSSQILQLSCYSQSVGLDSRGRATANASHPLCFDAKDQGIYGLPKKNSTVGYFSRYYTSSRWISSRVLSSMASSTHSGQTSWENGAPVAKFQSREMEFNRVNCLVWVLHESARSFSHAVENLRLSGTGPALAMAWVGKDVHDWHKRIAYQVVVYVLMKMAVEVEILLSSDRHNDTSPVREILSPKVNLVGEHIESQLSMRQSGLEEWFKEVELPRIAGFFLPLLKSWSMEYAGSGVAGIIVAISCCAAIGKLGSKCTCCPLFTLSIEDVLVQLMDLSHSLVSVDKLHHLATEAGFELDFLTHFGTKVFSGNTSEELEFWIGLAQKKLSVAFHKDNAFSGRQIFHDKVQADSLATLGLFAYLGKRTRIFLSGMGINDLDDHIKDFLSYLECGSLFIFPELSSILVYQLFMEVVTDEIGWLDFYASFACIGNQERRRSKHCTIQAEKEIILTTVFTVCYDVFSGFAHFSRSTLKPLDADLLEFLLRSQSLLTICLEDYWAAYDKSGSELIKFSETVASDPTSFARSKGTIKFSIVSEAQQNSRNFMAHECPENSSQHGSGQKMQATRLARISTTTFVEGTPATKSIPRHESLIRKYSVKLASTSSVRPTVSFWYLL, encoded by the exons ATGACACAGATATACACGATGATGTCCATGttaggaaaaaaggaaaactttTTTGCAATCTTATCTCTGTCTGCGAGCCTCGATGGCTACGCTCAAACCTCTCCATTTAATAGCCcacatttccttctctttccactttcttctttttccatgGCTTCCCAGTTGTCTTCGCAAATTCTACAGCTTTCTTGCTACTC ACAATCAGTTGGACTAGACAGTAGAGGAAGGGCTACGGCAAATGCATCACACCCATTATGTTTCGATGCCAAGGATCAAGGAATTTATGGCCTTCCAAAGAAAAACTCCACAGTCGGATATTTTTCTAGATATTATACTTCATCGCGATGGATTTCCTCACGGGTGTTATCATCTATGGCTTCTTCTACTCATTCTGGTCAAACTAGTTGGGAGAATGGTGCTCCTGTTGCTAAATTTCAAAGCCGTGAGATGGAATTTAATCGGGTTAATTGTCTTGTGTGGGTATTGCATGAATCTGCTAGGAGCTTTTCCCATGCGGTTGAGAACCTTCGGTTGTCAGGAACTGGTCCAGCCCTTGCAATGGCATGGGTTGGGAAGGATGTCCATGACTGGCATAAACGTATTGCTTATCAG GTAGTAGTTTACGTTTTGATGAAAATGGCGGTTGAAGTGGAGATCTTGCTTTCTAGTGATCGTCACAACGACACTTCTCCAGTTAGAGAGAT TTTGTCCCCCAAAGTAAACTTAGTTGGGGAGCATATTGAAAGTCAGTTGAGCATGAGGCAATCGGGATTGGAAGAATGGTTTAAAGAGGTTGAACTGCCACGTATTGCCggattttttcttcctttgttgAAGAGCTGGTCAATGGAATATGCGGGAAG TGGTGTTGCAGGGATCATTGTGGCAATAAGTTGTTGTGCTGCAATAGGGAAATTGGGTTCTAAGTGCACTTGCTGTCCCTTGTTTACATTGTCAATCGAGGATGTATTGGTGCAGCTCATGGATCTTTCACACAGTCTCGTTTCAGTGGACAAATTACATCACTTGGCCACTGAAGCAGGATTTGAACTGGACTTTCTGACCCATTTTGGTACAAAGGTTTTCTCTGGCAACACAAGTGAAGAGCTGGAATTCTGGATTGGATTGGCTCAGAAAAAACTCTCAGTGGCATTCCACAAAGACAATGCATTTTCAGGCAGGCAAATTTTTCACGACAAG GTTCAAGCAGATAGTTTGGCTACTTTAGGGCTCTTTGCATATCTTGGAAAGAGGACTAGAATATTCTTGTCAGGAATGGGCATTAATGATCTTGATGACCATATCAAAGACTTCCTGAG CTACTTGGAATGCGGAAGCCTTTTCATTTTCCCGGAGCTGTCTTCTATTTTAGTGTATCAGCTCTTCATGGAG GTAGTAACTGATGAGATTGGATGGCTTGATTTTTATGCTTCATTTGCTTGCATAGGCAATCAAGAGAGGAGAAGGTCCAAACATTGTACAATCCAAGCAGAGAAAGAGATTATTCTAACTACAGTATTTACCGTATGCTATGATGTTTTCTCTGGGTTTGCTCATTTCAGCCGTTCCACACTAAAGCCCTTAGATGCAGATTTGCTAGAATTCTTGCTTCGAAG TCAAAGCCTGCTAACTATTTGTTTGGAGGACTACTGGGCTGCTTATGATAAATCAGG CAGTGAACTGATAAAGTTTTCGGAAACAGTTGCCTCTGACCCCACATCATTTGCACGATCCAAGGGGACTATTAAGTTCTCTATAGTCTCAGAAGCACAACAAAATTCTCGCAACTTTATGGCACATGAATGTCCAGAGAATAGCTCTCAACATGGATCGGGACAGAAAATG CAGGCCACCAGACTAGCTAGGATATCTACGACAACCTTTGTGGAGGGGACACCTGCTACTAAGTCAATTCCTCGGCATGAGAGTTTAATTAGGAAATACAGTGTCAAGTTGGCATCTACAAGTTCTGTAAGACCAACAGTCTCCTTCTG GTATCTGCTATAG
- the LOC109007849 gene encoding uncharacterized protein LOC109007849 isoform X3 has product MTQIYTMMSMLGKKENFFAILSLSASLDGYAQTSPFNSPHFLLFPLSSFSMASQLSSQILQLSCYSQSVGLDSRGRATANASHPLCFDAKDQGIYGLPKKNSTVGYFSRYYTSSRWISSRVLSSMASSTHSGQTSWENGAPVAKFQSREMEFNRVNCLVWVLHESARSFSHAVENLRLSGTGPALAMAWVGKDVHDWHKRIAYQVVVYVLMKMAVEVEILLSSDRHNDTSPVREILSPKVNLVGEHIESQLSMRQSGLEEWFKEVELPRIAGFFLPLLKSWSMEYAGSGVAGIIVAISCCAAIGKLGSKCTCCPLFTLSIEDVLVQLMDLSHSLVSVDKLHHLATEAGFELDFLTHFGTKVFSGNTSEELEFWIGLAQKKLSVAFHKDNAFSGRQIFHDKVQADSLATLGLFAYLGKRTRIFLSGMGINDLDDHIKDFLSYLECGSLFIFPELSSILVYQLFMEVVTDEIGWLDFYASFACIGNQERRRSKHCTIQAEKEIILTTVFTVCYDVFSGFAHFSRSTLKPLDADLLEFLLRSQSLLTICLEDYWAAYDKSGSELIKFSETVASDPTSFARSKGTIKFSIVSEAQQNSRNFMAHECPENSSQHGSGQKMATRLARISTTTFVEGTPATKSIPRHESLIRKYSVKLASTSSDIWMGTQLLFTDFMVALELLLNQLRGHRVTERETKKLKRTLNDIASLIPVTILMLLPVSAIGHAAMLAAIKKYMPYLIPSPYSSERLDVMKQLKRTKKMEVQSWSTLEDTSSKIS; this is encoded by the exons ATGACACAGATATACACGATGATGTCCATGttaggaaaaaaggaaaactttTTTGCAATCTTATCTCTGTCTGCGAGCCTCGATGGCTACGCTCAAACCTCTCCATTTAATAGCCcacatttccttctctttccactttcttctttttccatgGCTTCCCAGTTGTCTTCGCAAATTCTACAGCTTTCTTGCTACTC ACAATCAGTTGGACTAGACAGTAGAGGAAGGGCTACGGCAAATGCATCACACCCATTATGTTTCGATGCCAAGGATCAAGGAATTTATGGCCTTCCAAAGAAAAACTCCACAGTCGGATATTTTTCTAGATATTATACTTCATCGCGATGGATTTCCTCACGGGTGTTATCATCTATGGCTTCTTCTACTCATTCTGGTCAAACTAGTTGGGAGAATGGTGCTCCTGTTGCTAAATTTCAAAGCCGTGAGATGGAATTTAATCGGGTTAATTGTCTTGTGTGGGTATTGCATGAATCTGCTAGGAGCTTTTCCCATGCGGTTGAGAACCTTCGGTTGTCAGGAACTGGTCCAGCCCTTGCAATGGCATGGGTTGGGAAGGATGTCCATGACTGGCATAAACGTATTGCTTATCAG GTAGTAGTTTACGTTTTGATGAAAATGGCGGTTGAAGTGGAGATCTTGCTTTCTAGTGATCGTCACAACGACACTTCTCCAGTTAGAGAGAT TTTGTCCCCCAAAGTAAACTTAGTTGGGGAGCATATTGAAAGTCAGTTGAGCATGAGGCAATCGGGATTGGAAGAATGGTTTAAAGAGGTTGAACTGCCACGTATTGCCggattttttcttcctttgttgAAGAGCTGGTCAATGGAATATGCGGGAAG TGGTGTTGCAGGGATCATTGTGGCAATAAGTTGTTGTGCTGCAATAGGGAAATTGGGTTCTAAGTGCACTTGCTGTCCCTTGTTTACATTGTCAATCGAGGATGTATTGGTGCAGCTCATGGATCTTTCACACAGTCTCGTTTCAGTGGACAAATTACATCACTTGGCCACTGAAGCAGGATTTGAACTGGACTTTCTGACCCATTTTGGTACAAAGGTTTTCTCTGGCAACACAAGTGAAGAGCTGGAATTCTGGATTGGATTGGCTCAGAAAAAACTCTCAGTGGCATTCCACAAAGACAATGCATTTTCAGGCAGGCAAATTTTTCACGACAAG GTTCAAGCAGATAGTTTGGCTACTTTAGGGCTCTTTGCATATCTTGGAAAGAGGACTAGAATATTCTTGTCAGGAATGGGCATTAATGATCTTGATGACCATATCAAAGACTTCCTGAG CTACTTGGAATGCGGAAGCCTTTTCATTTTCCCGGAGCTGTCTTCTATTTTAGTGTATCAGCTCTTCATGGAG GTAGTAACTGATGAGATTGGATGGCTTGATTTTTATGCTTCATTTGCTTGCATAGGCAATCAAGAGAGGAGAAGGTCCAAACATTGTACAATCCAAGCAGAGAAAGAGATTATTCTAACTACAGTATTTACCGTATGCTATGATGTTTTCTCTGGGTTTGCTCATTTCAGCCGTTCCACACTAAAGCCCTTAGATGCAGATTTGCTAGAATTCTTGCTTCGAAG TCAAAGCCTGCTAACTATTTGTTTGGAGGACTACTGGGCTGCTTATGATAAATCAGG CAGTGAACTGATAAAGTTTTCGGAAACAGTTGCCTCTGACCCCACATCATTTGCACGATCCAAGGGGACTATTAAGTTCTCTATAGTCTCAGAAGCACAACAAAATTCTCGCAACTTTATGGCACATGAATGTCCAGAGAATAGCTCTCAACATGGATCGGGACAGAAAATG GCCACCAGACTAGCTAGGATATCTACGACAACCTTTGTGGAGGGGACACCTGCTACTAAGTCAATTCCTCGGCATGAGAGTTTAATTAGGAAATACAGTGTCAAGTTGGCATCTACAAGTTCT GATATATGGATGGGTACGCAGTTACTTTTCACAGACTTTATGGTTGCTCTGGAGCTACTCCTAAATCAATTGCGAGGTCACAGGGTCACAGAGAGGGAAACAAAGAAGTTAAAAAGAACTCTAAATGATATAGCATCACTCATCCCAGTTACAATTCTAATGCTACTTCCT GTATCTGCTATAGGTCATGCAGCTATGCTAGCGGCAATCAAAAAGTACATGCCATACTTG ATCCCTTCTCCATATTCTTCCGAGCGGTTGGATGTCATGAAACAACTAAAGAGAACTAAAAAGATGGAAGTTCAGTCATGGAGCACCCTTGAAGACACATCCTCTAAAATATCTTGA
- the LOC109007849 gene encoding uncharacterized protein LOC109007849 isoform X2 — protein MTQIYTMMSMLGKKENFFAILSLSASLDGYAQTSPFNSPHFLLFPLSSFSMASQLSSQILQLSCYSQSVGLDSRGRATANASHPLCFDAKDQGIYGLPKKNSTVGYFSRYYTSSRWISSRVLSSMASSTHSGQTSWENGAPVAKFQSREMEFNRVNCLVWVLHESARSFSHAVENLRLSGTGPALAMAWVGKDVHDWHKRIAYQVVVYVLMKMAVEVEILLSSDRHNDTSPVREILSPKVNLVGEHIESQLSMRQSGLEEWFKEVELPRIAGFFLPLLKSWSMEYAGSGVAGIIVAISCCAAIGKLGSKCTCCPLFTLSIEDVLVQLMDLSHSLVSVDKLHHLATEAGFELDFLTHFGTKVFSGNTSEELEFWIGLAQKKLSVAFHKDNAFSGRQIFHDKVQADSLATLGLFAYLGKRTRIFLSGMGINDLDDHIKDFLSYLECGSLFIFPELSSILVYQLFMEVVTDEIGWLDFYASFACIGNQERRRSKHCTIQAEKEIILTTVFTVCYDVFSGFAHFSRSTLKPLDADLLEFLLRSQSLLTICLEDYWAAYDKSGELIKFSETVASDPTSFARSKGTIKFSIVSEAQQNSRNFMAHECPENSSQHGSGQKMQATRLARISTTTFVEGTPATKSIPRHESLIRKYSVKLASTSSDIWMGTQLLFTDFMVALELLLNQLRGHRVTERETKKLKRTLNDIASLIPVTILMLLPVSAIGHAAMLAAIKKYMPYLIPSPYSSERLDVMKQLKRTKKMEVQSWSTLEDTSSKIS, from the exons ATGACACAGATATACACGATGATGTCCATGttaggaaaaaaggaaaactttTTTGCAATCTTATCTCTGTCTGCGAGCCTCGATGGCTACGCTCAAACCTCTCCATTTAATAGCCcacatttccttctctttccactttcttctttttccatgGCTTCCCAGTTGTCTTCGCAAATTCTACAGCTTTCTTGCTACTC ACAATCAGTTGGACTAGACAGTAGAGGAAGGGCTACGGCAAATGCATCACACCCATTATGTTTCGATGCCAAGGATCAAGGAATTTATGGCCTTCCAAAGAAAAACTCCACAGTCGGATATTTTTCTAGATATTATACTTCATCGCGATGGATTTCCTCACGGGTGTTATCATCTATGGCTTCTTCTACTCATTCTGGTCAAACTAGTTGGGAGAATGGTGCTCCTGTTGCTAAATTTCAAAGCCGTGAGATGGAATTTAATCGGGTTAATTGTCTTGTGTGGGTATTGCATGAATCTGCTAGGAGCTTTTCCCATGCGGTTGAGAACCTTCGGTTGTCAGGAACTGGTCCAGCCCTTGCAATGGCATGGGTTGGGAAGGATGTCCATGACTGGCATAAACGTATTGCTTATCAG GTAGTAGTTTACGTTTTGATGAAAATGGCGGTTGAAGTGGAGATCTTGCTTTCTAGTGATCGTCACAACGACACTTCTCCAGTTAGAGAGAT TTTGTCCCCCAAAGTAAACTTAGTTGGGGAGCATATTGAAAGTCAGTTGAGCATGAGGCAATCGGGATTGGAAGAATGGTTTAAAGAGGTTGAACTGCCACGTATTGCCggattttttcttcctttgttgAAGAGCTGGTCAATGGAATATGCGGGAAG TGGTGTTGCAGGGATCATTGTGGCAATAAGTTGTTGTGCTGCAATAGGGAAATTGGGTTCTAAGTGCACTTGCTGTCCCTTGTTTACATTGTCAATCGAGGATGTATTGGTGCAGCTCATGGATCTTTCACACAGTCTCGTTTCAGTGGACAAATTACATCACTTGGCCACTGAAGCAGGATTTGAACTGGACTTTCTGACCCATTTTGGTACAAAGGTTTTCTCTGGCAACACAAGTGAAGAGCTGGAATTCTGGATTGGATTGGCTCAGAAAAAACTCTCAGTGGCATTCCACAAAGACAATGCATTTTCAGGCAGGCAAATTTTTCACGACAAG GTTCAAGCAGATAGTTTGGCTACTTTAGGGCTCTTTGCATATCTTGGAAAGAGGACTAGAATATTCTTGTCAGGAATGGGCATTAATGATCTTGATGACCATATCAAAGACTTCCTGAG CTACTTGGAATGCGGAAGCCTTTTCATTTTCCCGGAGCTGTCTTCTATTTTAGTGTATCAGCTCTTCATGGAG GTAGTAACTGATGAGATTGGATGGCTTGATTTTTATGCTTCATTTGCTTGCATAGGCAATCAAGAGAGGAGAAGGTCCAAACATTGTACAATCCAAGCAGAGAAAGAGATTATTCTAACTACAGTATTTACCGTATGCTATGATGTTTTCTCTGGGTTTGCTCATTTCAGCCGTTCCACACTAAAGCCCTTAGATGCAGATTTGCTAGAATTCTTGCTTCGAAG TCAAAGCCTGCTAACTATTTGTTTGGAGGACTACTGGGCTGCTTATGATAAATCAGG TGAACTGATAAAGTTTTCGGAAACAGTTGCCTCTGACCCCACATCATTTGCACGATCCAAGGGGACTATTAAGTTCTCTATAGTCTCAGAAGCACAACAAAATTCTCGCAACTTTATGGCACATGAATGTCCAGAGAATAGCTCTCAACATGGATCGGGACAGAAAATG CAGGCCACCAGACTAGCTAGGATATCTACGACAACCTTTGTGGAGGGGACACCTGCTACTAAGTCAATTCCTCGGCATGAGAGTTTAATTAGGAAATACAGTGTCAAGTTGGCATCTACAAGTTCT GATATATGGATGGGTACGCAGTTACTTTTCACAGACTTTATGGTTGCTCTGGAGCTACTCCTAAATCAATTGCGAGGTCACAGGGTCACAGAGAGGGAAACAAAGAAGTTAAAAAGAACTCTAAATGATATAGCATCACTCATCCCAGTTACAATTCTAATGCTACTTCCT GTATCTGCTATAGGTCATGCAGCTATGCTAGCGGCAATCAAAAAGTACATGCCATACTTG ATCCCTTCTCCATATTCTTCCGAGCGGTTGGATGTCATGAAACAACTAAAGAGAACTAAAAAGATGGAAGTTCAGTCATGGAGCACCCTTGAAGACACATCCTCTAAAATATCTTGA
- the LOC109007849 gene encoding uncharacterized protein LOC109007849 isoform X5, translating into MTQIYTMMSMLGKKENFFAILSLSASLDGYAQTSPFNSPHFLLFPLSSFSMASQLSSQILQLSCYSQSVGLDSRGRATANASHPLCFDAKDQGIYGLPKKNSTVGYFSRYYTSSRWISSRVLSSMASSTHSGQTSWENGAPVAKFQSREMEFNRVNCLVWVLHESARSFSHAVENLRLSGTGPALAMAWVGKDVHDWHKRIAYQVVVYVLMKMAVEVEILLSSDRHNDTSPVREILSPKVNLVGEHIESQLSMRQSGLEEWFKEVELPRIAGFFLPLLKSWSMEYAGSGVAGIIVAISCCAAIGKLGSKCTCCPLFTLSIEDVLVQLMDLSHSLVSVDKLHHLATEAGFELDFLTHFGTKVFSGNTSEELEFWIGLAQKKLSVAFHKDNAFSGRQIFHDKVQADSLATLGLFAYLGKRTRIFLSGMGINDLDDHIKDFLSYLECGSLFIFPELSSILVYQLFMEVVTDEIGWLDFYASFACIGNQERRRSKHCTIQAEKEIILTTVFTVCYDVFSGFAHFSRSTLKPLDADLLEFLLRSQSLLTICLEDYWAAYDKSGSELIKFSETVASDPTSFARSKGTIKFSIVSEAQQNSRNFMAHECPENSSQHGSGQKMQATRLARISTTTFVEGTPATKSIPRHESLIRKYSVKLASTSSVRPTVSFW; encoded by the exons ATGACACAGATATACACGATGATGTCCATGttaggaaaaaaggaaaactttTTTGCAATCTTATCTCTGTCTGCGAGCCTCGATGGCTACGCTCAAACCTCTCCATTTAATAGCCcacatttccttctctttccactttcttctttttccatgGCTTCCCAGTTGTCTTCGCAAATTCTACAGCTTTCTTGCTACTC ACAATCAGTTGGACTAGACAGTAGAGGAAGGGCTACGGCAAATGCATCACACCCATTATGTTTCGATGCCAAGGATCAAGGAATTTATGGCCTTCCAAAGAAAAACTCCACAGTCGGATATTTTTCTAGATATTATACTTCATCGCGATGGATTTCCTCACGGGTGTTATCATCTATGGCTTCTTCTACTCATTCTGGTCAAACTAGTTGGGAGAATGGTGCTCCTGTTGCTAAATTTCAAAGCCGTGAGATGGAATTTAATCGGGTTAATTGTCTTGTGTGGGTATTGCATGAATCTGCTAGGAGCTTTTCCCATGCGGTTGAGAACCTTCGGTTGTCAGGAACTGGTCCAGCCCTTGCAATGGCATGGGTTGGGAAGGATGTCCATGACTGGCATAAACGTATTGCTTATCAG GTAGTAGTTTACGTTTTGATGAAAATGGCGGTTGAAGTGGAGATCTTGCTTTCTAGTGATCGTCACAACGACACTTCTCCAGTTAGAGAGAT TTTGTCCCCCAAAGTAAACTTAGTTGGGGAGCATATTGAAAGTCAGTTGAGCATGAGGCAATCGGGATTGGAAGAATGGTTTAAAGAGGTTGAACTGCCACGTATTGCCggattttttcttcctttgttgAAGAGCTGGTCAATGGAATATGCGGGAAG TGGTGTTGCAGGGATCATTGTGGCAATAAGTTGTTGTGCTGCAATAGGGAAATTGGGTTCTAAGTGCACTTGCTGTCCCTTGTTTACATTGTCAATCGAGGATGTATTGGTGCAGCTCATGGATCTTTCACACAGTCTCGTTTCAGTGGACAAATTACATCACTTGGCCACTGAAGCAGGATTTGAACTGGACTTTCTGACCCATTTTGGTACAAAGGTTTTCTCTGGCAACACAAGTGAAGAGCTGGAATTCTGGATTGGATTGGCTCAGAAAAAACTCTCAGTGGCATTCCACAAAGACAATGCATTTTCAGGCAGGCAAATTTTTCACGACAAG GTTCAAGCAGATAGTTTGGCTACTTTAGGGCTCTTTGCATATCTTGGAAAGAGGACTAGAATATTCTTGTCAGGAATGGGCATTAATGATCTTGATGACCATATCAAAGACTTCCTGAG CTACTTGGAATGCGGAAGCCTTTTCATTTTCCCGGAGCTGTCTTCTATTTTAGTGTATCAGCTCTTCATGGAG GTAGTAACTGATGAGATTGGATGGCTTGATTTTTATGCTTCATTTGCTTGCATAGGCAATCAAGAGAGGAGAAGGTCCAAACATTGTACAATCCAAGCAGAGAAAGAGATTATTCTAACTACAGTATTTACCGTATGCTATGATGTTTTCTCTGGGTTTGCTCATTTCAGCCGTTCCACACTAAAGCCCTTAGATGCAGATTTGCTAGAATTCTTGCTTCGAAG TCAAAGCCTGCTAACTATTTGTTTGGAGGACTACTGGGCTGCTTATGATAAATCAGG CAGTGAACTGATAAAGTTTTCGGAAACAGTTGCCTCTGACCCCACATCATTTGCACGATCCAAGGGGACTATTAAGTTCTCTATAGTCTCAGAAGCACAACAAAATTCTCGCAACTTTATGGCACATGAATGTCCAGAGAATAGCTCTCAACATGGATCGGGACAGAAAATG CAGGCCACCAGACTAGCTAGGATATCTACGACAACCTTTGTGGAGGGGACACCTGCTACTAAGTCAATTCCTCGGCATGAGAGTTTAATTAGGAAATACAGTGTCAAGTTGGCATCTACAAGTTCTGTAAGACCAACAGTCTCCTTCTGGTAA